The Candidatus Aramenus sp. CH1 genomic sequence TCCTCTACGAGTACAGCGGGAAGCCCCTGGCGCTGCTGAAGTGGGGAGGGTACATGAAGCAGTACTTGCTGGGCTCCGTGCTGTTGAACGTGTTCCTCCTCCCCTGGGGTCTCCAGCTAGGGGTCGTGGGGGCTTTGGAGGACCTGGGCGTAATGTTCCTTAAGTGGATGACCTTGATCCTAGTGACCTTGGTAGTAGACACCAGCTTGGCGAAGCTCAGGCTGTTCAAGGTCCAGGACTTCCTCGCAGTCGCCCTTGTGCTCTCGGTAACAGCCCTGTTGCTGTCGGTGGTGCAAGGTGAGTGAGCTGAGCCAGGAAATAGTCGACCTCCTGTCGGTCTCCGTGATAGCTTCGGCGTTCTACATACAGGGGCAAGCCTACTACAAGCCCCTTGTGAGGGCGATTGGGGTTCAGTCCTTTGCCCTGGCCGTGCTATCCGCTTACCTAGGGTTAACCATGAGGGTCTACGACTACTTCATCCTAGCCATTGTCCTCATATTGCTGAGGGGAGTGGTGACGCCATACGTTTTGCTCAAGGCGTTGGGAAATAGGTACGGTGAGAGGGAAAGGATAAGGGGAGTGGCGTCCCTGCTGATGGTAGACCTCGGCCTATTCTTCATCGCAGTCCTCGTGCTGTACGAACTCGTAGTGCCGATGGTGTTCTCAGGGGACGTCTACGAGCTCGTCTTTCCGCTCTCCCTGCTCTTCCAGGGGCTCTTCCTCATGGCGTCGAGGAACTCCACGCCAGCGCAGATCGTGGGCTACGTAGAGGAGGAGAACGCCATCGTGATGCTGGGGGCGTTCCTTGTACCTATACCCCTCTTGATAGAGGTTAGCGTCTTCTTGGACGTCCTGGGGATTGTAGCAATATCGTCGCTCGTCGTTCTGGAGAAGAGGGAGCACAAGCCCATGGAGGAGCTGAAGGGCTGACGTCTTGTCCTCCTTCTCAAAGGCCTTAAGCAAGGGGAATTAAAGGCAGGGACTAACAGCCATTAATCGGCTCGCGCCCTCAACCCACCATGAAGTCCTTTACCTCTACCCTCCTCGAGAGGTATACAAATACAAGGGAGAAGACCATCAACCCCGCGAAGACGTAAGGGAATTCCCAGCCAATGTTTGAGGGGCTGTAGTAGAGCCCTAGGGCTATTATGGCGCCAAGGGAGAGCGAGGCGACCACGGAAATAACCCTGTACGCCCAGTGGACGTGAGGGCCCACCCCCTCTAGCTCCATCGGCCTGTGCCTTACCCAGAAGAAAAGGACGCCGCTAACGCTGTCAAGGAGGAACTCCATGGCTAAGAAGATCCCTGCAGAGCTTAACACCAGGGTGAAGAAAGCTTGAACCGAGGGGAAGGCAAGCATCAGCGCGTTTATTAGAACGTTGAGCCCAGACATCACGAGCACGTTGGCCCAGGGGCTCTTGAACCTAGCGTTGACCCAACCAAAGAGGGAGGGAAGTAGGTTGTCCCTGGCCATCGCGTACCACGCCCTGCTCAGTATGAACTCCGTGAGCCACAGGGAGCTCGCAGTAGAGGCAAGTACTGCTAAGTTTATTAGCCAAGCGAAGGGGGGCACCACGTACTGGGCCCAAGTGTAGAGAGGGTCGACGCTCTGGGCGAGGGCGTTCAAGGGAGTCTCCATCGTCATTAGGGGCATGGCAACGCCGTATATTACAAGGACTGAGAGGAGGCCGATCACCCCGCTCAGCCCCGGCCACTTGTTGGGCCTCTTCGACTCCTCAGCAGCGTAACTGTCTATCTCCCAGCCGTCAACGATAGTGGCAGCTACTACCGACGCCTGGACTACCCCAGTCCAATCCACCCTAGTTGAAAAGAACCAGTTCCAGCTGAACGGGTTTACAACCTTGAAGTGGGAAAAGCCGAG encodes the following:
- a CDS encoding hydrogenase, with the protein product MSELSQEIVDLLSVSVIASAFYIQGQAYYKPLVRAIGVQSFALAVLSAYLGLTMRVYDYFILAIVLILLRGVVTPYVLLKALGNRYGERERIRGVASLLMVDLGLFFIAVLVLYELVVPMVFSGDVYELVFPLSLLFQGLFLMASRNSTPAQIVGYVEEENAIVMLGAFLVPIPLLIEVSVFLDVLGIVAISSLVVLEKREHKPMEELKG
- a CDS encoding APC family permease codes for the protein MVGKRSVTFHTKITELKREVLHILDLVPLSTSSVAPAFSIAAAYGVMVSLAGPQAIMSTFITAIPFLLIALIFRQFNLHFPHAGASYHWGAKVVGKRFGAFQAWIVTLAYFLSIPPIVVPAGEYTLALLYSLGWIPYSAYSSQFWVSVVGIAWILIATVPLLLGAKPTARFTEAFLMIELVVLALFLGLGFSHFKVVNPFSWNWFFSTRVDWTGVVQASVVAATIVDGWEIDSYAAEESKRPNKWPGLSGVIGLLSVLVIYGVAMPLMTMETPLNALAQSVDPLYTWAQYVVPPFAWLINLAVLASTASSLWLTEFILSRAWYAMARDNLLPSLFGWVNARFKSPWANVLVMSGLNVLINALMLAFPSVQAFFTLVLSSAGIFLAMEFLLDSVSGVLFFWVRHRPMELEGVGPHVHWAYRVISVVASLSLGAIIALGLYYSPSNIGWEFPYVFAGLMVFSLVFVYLSRRVEVKDFMVG